From one Streptomyces sp. ICC1 genomic stretch:
- a CDS encoding DUF6643 family protein: MTSPRSTYGGGYYSAPSFPDTPIYDSLVAERGTPQIAPIRVPAAYDSPSSGYSSGGYLPALPSALPALPAALPPAVSQQHGQVPAYGYPYQQQSAPQPMPQMAQMTQMGQMQQPMPLQQAPAPYIPQQQFAARTGYVPQPQPQQPRPVATGTGYEAMRPAAPRPMQAQPAPVPAASYEDPYGRPYQQGRGY; this comes from the coding sequence ATGACCTCCCCCCGCTCCACTTATGGCGGCGGTTACTACTCCGCGCCCTCCTTCCCGGACACCCCTATCTACGACTCCCTCGTCGCCGAACGCGGCACTCCGCAGATCGCCCCGATCCGGGTCCCGGCCGCCTACGACTCGCCGAGTTCCGGCTACTCGAGCGGTGGGTACCTCCCGGCTCTGCCGTCCGCCCTGCCCGCGCTGCCGGCCGCGCTCCCGCCGGCCGTCTCGCAGCAGCACGGCCAGGTCCCGGCGTACGGCTACCCGTACCAGCAGCAGTCCGCTCCGCAGCCGATGCCGCAGATGGCCCAGATGACCCAAATGGGGCAGATGCAGCAGCCGATGCCGCTCCAGCAGGCTCCCGCGCCGTACATCCCTCAGCAGCAGTTCGCGGCGCGCACGGGTTACGTCCCGCAGCCCCAGCCGCAGCAGCCCCGCCCGGTCGCCACGGGCACCGGCTACGAGGCGATGCGCCCGGCCGCGCCGCGTCCGATGCAGGCGCAGCCCGCGCCCGTCCCGGCCGCCTCGTACGAGGACCCGTACGGCCGTCCGTACCAGCAGGGGCGCGGGTACTGA